The following are encoded together in the Theileria orientalis strain Shintoku DNA, chromosome 1, complete genome genome:
- a CDS encoding apoptosis regulatory protein encodes MDSLDQESVELFATLSKTEPWRLQRHYFPSKLGGFPSWLDPVHLPSESELKCDKCSSILTFVLQVYAPDELSEDDMAFHRTVFLFVCQPCGNRWKAFRSQLPRKNDYYDFHPLEDNITIADSEIAKRCCLACGLPSENVAKEPLPELTGMKIQLMDDEEHRELHERCKIAVVHKTLKATLEEWNLNICEGEIPVTANYLSHEKSLYKKYLMEKKSNGDVMDESEEQAFESIQEENMILDKSFKKFCKKTTPNEVLYYSREGEPLWLSDKTKRPVISGLEKTMESKSENSMADESDTSNIGYEDEQTIIPPCENCGSVRSFEFQVLPQILHYLKSDRIDFGSISVYTCSKSCKIENKYQKEVVFMEKDYSLIPKKTTIS; translated from the exons ATGGACTCTCTAGACCAGGAGAGCGTCGAACTTTTTGCAACACTATCAAAGACTGAACCGTGGAGACTGCAGCGTCACTATTTCCCGAGTAAGTTAGGAGGATTCCCGTCTTGGCTGGACCCAGTACACCTCCCATCCGAATCGGAGCTGAAATGTGACAAGTGTTCGAGCATATTGACGTTCGTCCTACAGGTGTACGCTCCAGATGAGCTGTCCGAAGACGATATGGCTTTCCACAGGACAGTTTTCCTCTTCGTTTGCCAGCCCTGCGGGAACAGGTGGAAAGCCTTTAGATCTCAGTTGCCGAGGAAGAACGATTACTACGACTTCCACCCACTTGAGGACAACATTACAATAGCAGATTCAGAAATCGCTAAAAGATGCTGCCTCGCCTGCGGACTTCCGAGTGAAAACGTTGCAAAGGAGCCGCTTCCGGAGCTTACGGGCATGAAAATACAACTCATGGACGATGAAG AACACAGAGAACTTCACGaaagatgtaaaatagcCGTTGTACACAAAACACTAAAAGCCACGCTGGAGGAGTGGAACCTGAACATATGTGAAGGAGAGATTCCAGTCACAGCGAACTATTTATCGCATGAAAAGTCACtctacaaaaaatatttaatggaAAAGAAGTCGAATGGAG ATGTGATGGATGAGTCGGAGGAGCAAGCGTTCGAAAGCATCCAGGAGGAAAACATGATTTTAGACAAGTCATTTAAgaaattttgtaaaaaaacGACCCCAAACGAAGTATTATACTATTCGAGAGAAGGAGAGCCGCTTTGGTTGAGTGATAAGACAAAGAGGCCAGTTATATCAGGACTAGAAAAAACGATGGAATCAAAGTCCGAAAATTCCATGGCAGATGAATCGGACACTAGCAACATTGGTTATGAGGATGAACAAACAATTATACCGCCGTGTGAAAATTGCGGAAGTGTGCGATCTTTTGAATTTCAAGTGCTGCCTCAGATACTACACTACCTTAAATCAGATAGAATCGATTTCGGAAGTATTTCAGTCTACACATGCTCAAAatcctgtaaaatagagAATAAATACCAAAAAGAGGTCGTTTTTATGGAAAAGGACTATTCGCTGATTCCAAAGAAGACAACTATAagctaa